A window of Malania oleifera isolate guangnan ecotype guangnan chromosome 5, ASM2987363v1, whole genome shotgun sequence contains these coding sequences:
- the LOC131154830 gene encoding shaggy-related protein kinase alpha-like — protein MASVGVVHASGLREPRGNIIGGVDRLPDEMNDMKLRDDKEMEATVVDGNGTETGHIIVTTIGGRNGQPKQTISYMAERVVGQGSFGVVFQAKCLETGETVAIKKVIQDKRYKNRELQTMRILDHPNVVSLKHCFFSTTEKNELYLNLVLEYVPETVYRVIKHYSKMNQRMPLIYVKLYTYQICRALAYIHGSIGVCHRDIKPQNLLVNPHTHQLKLCDFGSAKVLVKGEPNISYICSRYYRAPELIFGATEYSTAIDIWSAGCVLAELLLGQPLFPGESGVDQLVEIIKVLGTPTREEIKCMNPNYREFKFPQIKAHPWHKIFHKRMPPEAVDLVSRLLQYSPRLRCTAMEALIHPFFDELRDPSTRLPNGRLLPPLFNFRPHELKGVPVEMLVKLIPAHARKQCAFLGL, from the exons ATGGCTTCAGTAGGCGTAGTGCATGCTTCTGGATTACGAGAACCTCGTGGAAATATCATTGGTGGTGTTGACAGGTTGCCTGATGAGATGAATGACATGAAACTAAGAGACGACAAG GAAATGGAAGCGACTGTGGTTGATGGAAATGGGACAGAAACGGGTCATATAATAGTCACAACTATTGGTGGTAGAAATGGCCAGCCAAAGCAG ACAATTAGTTATATGGCCGAGCGTGTTGTTGGGCAGGGATCATTCGGAGTAGTTTTTCAG GCAAAGTGCTTAGAAACTGGTGAAACTGTTGCAATAAAGAAAGTTATTCAAGATAAGAGATACAAAAACAGGGAGCTGCAAACCATGCGTATTCTAGACCACCCCAatgttgtatctttgaaacattGTTTCTTTTCAACGACTGAAAAGAATGAGCTCTATCTCAATCTGGTTCTTGAGTATGTTCCAGAAACTGTATACCGAGTGATTAAACACTACAGCAAGATGAACCAAAGGATGCCACTGATATATGTGAAACTTTATACTTACCAG aTCTGCAGAGCACTGGCTTACATCCATGGCAGTATTGGAGTATGTCACAGGGACATAAAGCCCCAAAATCTATTG GTCAACCCACATACCCACCAGCTAAAACTATGTGACTTTGGAAGTGCAAAAGTCTTG GTAAAAGGGGAGCCGAACATATCTTACATCTGTTCTAGGTACTACCGAGCACCTGAACTTATATTTGGTGCAACTGAGTACTCCACTGCCATTGACATCTGGTCTGCTGGTTGTGTTTTGGCTGAACTACTTCTAGGACAG CCTCTTTTCCCTGGTGAGAGTGGAGTGGACCAGCTTGTGGAAATAATTAAG GTTTTAGGGACCCCAACAAGGGAGGAAATTAAGTGCATGAACCCCAATTACAGAGAGTTTAAATTCCCTCAAATTAAGGCTCACCCATGGCATAAG ATTTTCCATAAGCGCATGCCCCCAGAAGCTGTGGACCTTGTCTCGAGACTACTGCAATACTCTCCTAGGCTTCGGTGCACAGCT ATGGAAGCTTTGATCCACCCCTTTTTTGACGAACTACGCGACCCAAGCACTCGGCTGCCCAACGGGCGCTTACTTCCCCCATTGTTCAACTTTAGGCCTCATG AACTGAAGGGGGTTCCGGTTGAGATGCTGGTGAAGTTGATTCCAGCGCACGCAAGAAAGCAATGTGCTTTCCTTGGTTTGTGA